A single region of the Drosophila miranda strain MSH22 chromosome 2, D.miranda_PacBio2.1, whole genome shotgun sequence genome encodes:
- the LOC108156464 gene encoding probable cleavage and polyadenylation specificity factor subunit 2 codes for MTSIIKLHTISGAMDESPPCYILQIDDVRILLDCGWDEKFDANFIKELKRQVHTLDAVLLSHPDAYHLGALPYLVGKLGLNCPIYATIPVFKMGQMFMYDIYMSHFNMGDFDLFSLDDVDTAFEKITQLKYNQTVSLKGKGYGISITPLNAGHMIGGTIWKIVKVGEEDIVYATDFNHKKERHLSGCEMDRLQRPSLLITDAYNAQYQQARRRARDEKLMTNILQTVRNNGNVLIAADTAGRMLELAHMLDQLWKNKESGLMAYSLALLNNVSYNVVEFAKSQIEWMSDKLTKAFEGARNNPFQFKHIQLCHTLADVYKLPAGPKVVLASTPDLESGFTRDLFIQWASNANNSIILTTRTSPGTLAMELVENYAPGRQIELDVRRRVELEGAELEEYLRTQGEKINPLIAKPEPEEESSSESEDDIEMSVITGKHDIVVRPEGRHHSGFFKSNKRHHVMFPYHEEKIKYDEYGEIINLDDYRIADMNNTEFPPEEQNKENVKKEEPGIGTEQQANGAMDTDVELLEKPTKLINQRKTIEVNAQIQRIDFEGRSDGESMLKILSQLRPRRVIVVHGTEEGTQVVAKHCEQNVGARVFTPQKGEIIDVTTEIHIYQVRLTEGLVSQLQFQKGKDAEVAWVDGRLGMRLKAIDAPHTAMDVTVEQDAAMQEGKTLTLETLEEDEIPVHNSVLINELKLSDFKQILLRNNINSEFSGGVLWCTNGTLALRRVDAGKVAMEGCLSEEYYKIRELLYEQYAIV; via the exons ATGACTTCAATTATCAAGTTGCACACGATATCCGGGGCAATGGATGAGTCGCCGCCATGCTACATACTCCAGATTGACGATGTGCGAATTCTGTTAGACTGCGGATGGGACGAGAAATTTGATGCCAATTTCATAAAGGAACTCAAAag GCAAGTGCACACACTAGATGCTGTACTGCTCTCCCACCCAGATGCATATCATCTGGGCGCCCTGCCGTATCTGGTGGGAAAGCTTGGCCTTAATTGTCCCATTTACGCCACGATACCAGTATTCAAGATGGGTCAGATGTTCATGTACGATATATACATGTCTCACTTCAACATGGGTGACTTTGATCTGTTCTCGCTGGACGATGTGGACACCGCCTTCGAGAAGATCACTCAGCTCAAGTACAACCAAACGGTTTCATTAAAGGGAAAAGGCTATGGCATATCCATAACGCCTCTGAATGCTGGACATATGATTGGCGGCACCATTTGGAAGATAGTGAAGGTCGGCGAGGAGGACATTGTCTATGCCACCGACTTCAACCACAAGAAGGAGCGCCATCTGAGTGGCTGCGAGATGGACCGACTGCAGCGACCGTCGCTGCTCATTACCGACGCCTACAATGCACAATACCAGCAGGCGCGTCGGCGTGCCCGCGATGAGAAGCTAATGACGAACATCCTGCAGACCGTGAGAAACAATGGCAATGTGCTCATAGCCGCAGACACGGCGGGTCGGATGCTGGAGCTGGCCCACATGTTGGATCAGCTGTGGAAAAACAAGGAGTCGGGCCTGATGGCCTACTCTCTGGCCTTGCTGAACAACGTCAGCTACAACGTGGTGGAGTTTGCCAAGTCACAGATCGAGTGGATGAGCGACAAGCTGACCAAAGCCTTCGAGGGAGCCCGCAACAATCCCTTCCAGTTCAAGCACATTCAACTGTGCCACACCCTGGCGGACGTGTACAAACTGCCAGCCGGCCCGAAGGTGGTGCTGGCCAGCACGCCGGATCTGGAGAGCGGTTTCACACGGGATCTCTTTATTCAGTGGGCCAGCAATGCCAACAATAGCATTATTTTGACCACCCGCACCTCTCCCGGCACCTTAGCCATGGAGCTGGTGGAGAACTATGCCCCGGGCCGGCAAATCGAGTTGGACGTACGGAGGCGCGTCGAACTGGAAGGCGCCGAACTTGAAGAGTATCTGCGCACACAAGGCGAGAAGATTAACCCGCTGATTGCCAAGCCAGAGCCGGAGGAGGAGAGCAGCTCCGAGTCCGAAGATGACATCGAGATGAGCGTTATCACGGGCAAACACGATATTGTCGTTCGTCCAGAGGGGCGTCATCATTCCGGCTTCTTTAAATCGAACAAACGTCACCATGTGATGTTCCCCTACCACGAAGAGAAGATCAAGTACGATGAGTACGGCGAGATCATCAATCTGGATGATTATCGCATTGCAGATATGAACAACACCGAATTCCCACCCGAGGAGCAGAACAAGGAAAATGTGAAGAAAGAGGAGCCTGGCATAGGCACTGAACAGCAGGCCAACGGCGCTATGGACACCGACGTCGAGCTGCTGGAGAAGcccactaaactgattaaccAACGCAAAACGATCGAAGTGAATGCACAAATCCAGCGGATCGACTTCGAGGGCCGCTCGGACGGGGAGTCCATGCTGAAAATTCTCTCGCAACTTCGACCGCGTCGCGTCATCGTTGTCCATGGGACGGAAGAGGGCACCCAAGTGGTGGCCAAACACTGCGAGCAGAATGTGGGCGCACGCGTGTTCACGCCGCAAAAGGGCGAGATCATCGATGTGACCACAGAGATTCACATCTACCAAGTGCGTCTGACCGAGGGTCTAGTCTCTCAGCTGCAGTTCCAGAAGGGGAAGGATGCAGAGGTGGCCTGGGTCGATGGCCGTCTGGGCATGCGTCTGAAAGCCATCGATGCTCCCCACACTGCCATGGATGTGACGGTCGAGCAGGATGCCGCCATGCAGGAGGGGAAAACTCTCACACTGGAGACACTCGAGGAGGACGAGATTCCCGTCCATAATTCAGTGCTCATCAACGAGTTGAAGCTCTCGGATTTCAAGCAGATTCTCCTGCGAAACAACATCAACTCGGAGTTTTCGGGCGGTGTCCTCTGGTGCACCAATGGCACCTTGGCGCTGCGACGCGTTGATGCCGGCAAAGTGGCAATGGAGGGCTGCTTGTCGGAGGAATATTACAAGATCAGGGAGCTACTTTACGAGCAGTATGCGATCGTTTAA
- the LOC108156465 gene encoding pre-mRNA-splicing factor Slu7, with translation MSSGQVRTPVSQIINNKADQDAEEEPKKKSREDWRKAKELEEARKAGTAPAAVDEEGRDINPHIPQYISNAPWYYGTQGPTLKHQRPQHEDEQGQLDKRAPKGLDTTRIVTKFRKGACENCGAMTHKKKDCLERPRKVQARYAESIVVHDEHIVSEASINYDEKRDRWSSYDPANHREIVEEYEKVEEAKRQLKAEKLKNDPDAEISDEEGNEDKYVDEVDMPGTKVDSKQRITVRNLRIREDTAKYLRNLDPNSAYYDPKTRSMRDNPNPATPAEEAEFAGENFVRFSGDTTAQATAQLFAWEAHGKGVDVHLLAEPTKLELLQKEYEQKKEQFKSSTKTHIVEKYGGEKHLKVPPKSLLLAQTEEYIEYSRSGKVIKGVEKPKARSIYEEDVYINNHTTVWGSFWNAGRWGYKCCKSFIKNSYCVGMQEPEGYSDHQQQSNSSASAVPLETSADNETRVQEEPPEKVASEADSAPSSESSTEEEEPEVHEKKKSKKKSKKRAKRRKAKEQRKRKETKEMEAKEKALTTEKNIQEDLDDRKRPYNSMYDVKAPTEDEIEEWKRKRPRAEDPMAQFL, from the exons ATGAGTTCGGGTCAGGTGCGTACTCCCGTCTCGCAGATAATCAACAACAAAGCTGACCAGGATGCCGAGGAGGAGCCAAAGAAAAAGTCCCGCGAGGATTGGCGCAAGGCCAAGGAGTTGGAGGAAGCGAGAAAAGCGGGTACAGCACCAGCCGCCGTCGATGAGGAGGGTCGCGACATCAATCCGCACATTCCGCAGTACATATCCAATGCTCCCTGGTACTATGGCACCCAGGGGCCCACACTGAAACATCAGCGACCACAGCACGAGGATGAGCAGGGCCAGCTGGACAAGCGGGCACCGAAGGGCCTGGACACCACCAGAATTGTGACCAAGTTCCGGAAGGGCGCCTGCGAGAACTGCGGCGCCATGacgcacaagaagaaggattgccTGGAGCGGCCGCGCAAGGTGCAGGCGAGGTATGCAGAGTCGATTGTGGTGCACGACGAGCACATCGTGAGCGAAGCCTCCATCAACTATGATGAGAAACGCGATCGCTGGAGCTCCTACGATCCGGCCAATCACCGGGAGATTGTCGAAGAGTACGAAAAAGTGGAGGAGGCCAAGCGGCAGCTGAAAGCTGAAAAGCTTAAAAACG ACCCCGATGCGGAGATCTCTGACGAGGAGGGCAACGAGGACAAATACGTCGACGAAGTGGACATGCCGGGCACAAAAGTGGACTCCAAACAGCGGATTACTGTGCGAAATTTGCGTATTCGCGAGGATACAGCTAAATATCTGAGGAATTTGGATCCAAACTCTGCCTACTATGACCCCAAGACCCGCTCAATGCGTGACAATCCGAATCCTGCAACGCCTGCGGAGGA AGCTGAGTTTGCCGGTGAGAACTTTGTGCGCTTCTCTGGCGACACGACAGCCCAAGCCACCGCTCAACTGTTCGCCTGGGAGGCCCATGGCAAGGGAGTGGATGTCCATCTGCTGGCCGAGCCCACAAAACTGGAACTACTCCAAAAGGAGTACGAACAGAAGAAGGAACAGTTCAAGTCAAGT ACAAAAACTCATATTGTGGAGAAATATGGTGGCGAAAAGCATCTGAAGGTGCCGCCCAAGTCGCTGCTGCTTGCCCAGACCGAGGAGTACATTGAGTACTCGCGCAGCGGCAAGGTCATCAAGGGCGTAGAGAAGCCCAAGGCGCGCAGTATCTACGAGGAGGACGTGTACATCAACAATCACACCACAGTGTGGGGCAGCTTTTGGAATGCCGGCCGCTGGGGCTACAAGTGTTGCAAGTCCTTCATCAAGAACTCCTACTGCGTGGGCATGCAGGAGCCGGAAGGCTATTcagaccatcagcagcagtcAAATAGCTCCGCATCAGCAGTGCCTCTGGAAACATCCGCCGATAACGAGACCAGAGTCCAAGAGGAACCCCCAGAGAAGGTCGCCTCCGAGGCGGACTCTGCGCCCAGTTCAGAATCATCCACAGAGGAGGAAGAGCCAGAGGTTCATGAGAAGAAAAAGTCGAAAAAGAAGTCCAAGAAGCGGGCAAAGAGAAGGAAGGCCAAGGAGCAGCGCAAACGCAAGGAGACGAAAGAAATGGAAGCCAAGGAGAAGGCGTTGACGACAGAGAAGAACATCCAAGAGGACCTGGACGATCGCAAGCGACCATACAACAGCATGTACGATGTGAAGGCGCCCACCGAGGACGAGATTGAGGAATGGAAAAGGAAGCGACCACGCGCTGAAGATCCCATGGCGCAATTTCTATAA